The Vibrio tasmaniensis genome includes a region encoding these proteins:
- the nagB gene encoding glucosamine-6-phosphate deaminase, with translation MRLIPLSNKAKVGKWAARHIADSINKFAPTAERPFVLGLPTGSTPLTTYAELIELYKAGEVSFKHVVTFNMDEYVGIEPNHPESYRTFMHENFFNHVDIQAENINLLDGKAEDIDAHCAAYEEKIRSYGKINLFMGGVGIDGHIAFNEPGSSLSSRTRIKTLTEDTRIANSRFFDGDINQVPKYALTIGVATLLDAEEVMILSLGHNKAQALQMAIEGSVNHMWTVTALQMHRKAIIVADEPAQQELKVKTLRYFQELEAENIQDL, from the coding sequence ATGAGACTTATTCCATTAAGCAACAAAGCAAAAGTAGGTAAATGGGCTGCTCGTCATATCGCAGATTCGATCAACAAATTCGCTCCAACTGCTGAGCGTCCATTTGTACTAGGTCTTCCTACTGGTAGCACACCTTTAACTACTTACGCTGAGCTAATTGAACTTTACAAAGCTGGCGAAGTAAGCTTCAAGCACGTTGTAACATTCAACATGGATGAGTACGTTGGTATCGAACCAAACCACCCTGAGTCTTACCGCACATTCATGCACGAAAACTTTTTCAACCACGTTGATATTCAAGCAGAAAACATCAACCTGCTAGACGGTAAAGCTGAAGACATCGATGCTCACTGTGCAGCATACGAAGAGAAAATCCGTTCATACGGTAAAATCAACCTGTTCATGGGCGGCGTAGGCATCGACGGTCACATCGCATTCAACGAACCAGGTTCTTCTCTATCTTCACGTACTCGTATCAAAACGTTGACTGAAGACACTCGTATTGCGAACTCTCGTTTCTTCGATGGCGACATCAACCAAGTTCCTAAATACGCACTAACTATCGGTGTTGCTACTCTTCTAGACGCTGAAGAAGTGATGATCCTTTCTCTAGGTCACAACAAAGCGCAAGCGCTTCAAATGGCTATTGAAGGTTCTGTAAATCACATGTGGACTGTTACGGCTCTACAGATGCACCGTAAAGCTATCATCGTTGCTGATGAACCAGCTCAACAAGAGCTAAAAGTTAAGACTCTACGCTACTTCCAAGAGTTAGAAGCTGAGAACATTCAAGACCTATAA
- a CDS encoding DUF413 domain-containing protein, with product MSETEFRHGKKRFYDTIKFPRGFAKSGDFTLSEEEILTLFGDTMLALETGELSPSNSEEKHFIKVLSHPHKAKSKLERVWLKYIQLARGRRRFHTLNGCKRSEVSREEYERELVLED from the coding sequence ATGTCTGAGACCGAATTCCGACACGGAAAAAAACGTTTTTATGACACCATTAAATTCCCACGAGGGTTTGCTAAGTCGGGTGATTTTACTCTTTCAGAAGAGGAAATCCTAACCTTGTTTGGTGACACCATGCTTGCACTTGAGACTGGCGAACTTTCGCCAAGCAATTCAGAAGAAAAACACTTCATCAAAGTGTTGTCTCACCCTCATAAGGCAAAGTCCAAGTTAGAGCGTGTTTGGTTGAAGTACATTCAACTGGCTCGTGGACGCCGTCGCTTTCATACCCTAAACGGCTGCAAACGCAGCGAAGTTTCTAGGGAAGAATACGAAAGAGAGTTAGTGTTAGAAGATTAG
- a CDS encoding methylated-DNA--[protein]-cysteine S-methyltransferase, producing MANRFTYYESPLGAVTLQANDEGLLGLWFETYTTKPEQLGVRDDGFPIFALATEQLNRYFSGEAIQFSVPIAAKGTPFQQSVWQALTTIPYGETWSYAQLADAIGNPKAVRAVGLANGKNPVSVIVPCHRVIGKNGKLTGYAGGVERKQRLLVIEGREQD from the coding sequence ATGGCTAACCGTTTTACTTATTATGAGAGCCCATTGGGAGCCGTGACGTTACAGGCTAACGATGAAGGACTGCTCGGTCTTTGGTTTGAAACATACACTACCAAGCCAGAGCAGTTAGGCGTTCGAGATGATGGTTTTCCGATCTTTGCGTTGGCTACCGAGCAGCTTAATCGTTATTTCTCAGGTGAAGCTATCCAGTTTTCTGTGCCGATCGCAGCCAAGGGAACGCCATTTCAGCAGTCAGTTTGGCAGGCGCTTACTACCATTCCTTATGGAGAAACATGGAGCTATGCACAATTGGCGGATGCGATCGGTAACCCGAAAGCGGTGCGCGCAGTGGGACTCGCCAATGGCAAAAATCCAGTGTCTGTGATTGTGCCGTGTCACCGTGTGATAGGTAAAAATGGCAAGCTGACCGGGTATGCGGGTGGCGTCGAACGTAAACAGCGCTTATTGGTGATTGAGGGAAGAGAACAAGATTAG
- a CDS encoding mannitol-1-phosphate 5-dehydrogenase: MKALHFGAGNIGRGFIGKLLSDAGMKVTFADVNETVVNALIERQEYPVKIVGEECVVEVVKNVTAVNSATSAVVDCIAESDLVTTAVGPTVLKIISKSIAQGIEKRAAANNTAPMNIIAAENMVRGTSQLKAAVLEHLSDEMKAFTEEHIGFVDSAVDRIVPPAEAGETDPLAVTVETFSEWIVDQTQFKGEIPKIPGMECTDNLMAFVERKLFTLNTGHLVTAYLGVLAGHETIKDSIEDDVIRAEVTATMEESGAVLIKRYGFDPEAHAAYIQKILGRFANPFLRDEVDRVGRQPIRKLSPQDRLVKPLNGTLEYGLPNAHLVKAIAAAFHYKNEDDPQAVELQAMFAEKGFAETLAHYSELNSDSEVVKLAEQAYLALK; encoded by the coding sequence ATGAAAGCGTTACATTTTGGTGCAGGTAATATCGGTCGTGGTTTCATTGGTAAGCTTCTTTCTGATGCTGGTATGAAGGTTACGTTTGCTGACGTAAATGAAACGGTTGTAAATGCGTTAATTGAACGCCAGGAATACCCAGTTAAGATTGTTGGCGAAGAGTGTGTTGTAGAAGTTGTTAAGAATGTGACAGCAGTAAACTCGGCGACAAGCGCAGTTGTAGATTGCATTGCTGAGTCTGATCTTGTGACGACAGCCGTTGGTCCTACGGTTCTTAAAATCATCTCTAAGTCTATCGCTCAAGGCATTGAAAAGCGTGCTGCAGCAAACAACACTGCACCAATGAACATCATCGCGGCAGAGAACATGGTTCGCGGTACTAGCCAATTAAAAGCAGCAGTGTTAGAGCACCTTTCTGACGAAATGAAAGCCTTCACTGAAGAGCACATTGGCTTTGTTGATTCAGCGGTTGACCGTATTGTTCCACCGGCAGAAGCGGGCGAAACAGATCCTCTAGCGGTAACGGTTGAAACGTTCAGCGAGTGGATCGTAGACCAAACACAATTCAAAGGTGAGATTCCAAAGATCCCAGGTATGGAATGCACTGACAACCTAATGGCGTTCGTTGAGCGTAAACTGTTCACGCTAAACACAGGTCATTTGGTTACGGCATACCTTGGTGTGCTTGCGGGTCACGAGACAATCAAAGATTCTATCGAAGATGACGTAATTCGTGCTGAGGTAACAGCAACGATGGAAGAGAGCGGTGCGGTTCTGATTAAGCGTTACGGCTTTGATCCAGAAGCTCACGCTGCCTACATCCAAAAGATTCTAGGTCGTTTTGCTAACCCGTTCCTACGTGATGAAGTGGATCGCGTTGGTCGTCAACCTATTCGTAAGCTGAGCCCACAAGATCGCCTAGTCAAGCCACTGAATGGTACGTTAGAATACGGGCTACCAAATGCTCATCTAGTAAAAGCGATCGCCGCTGCGTTCCATTACAAGAATGAAGATGATCCGCAAGCGGTTGAACTTCAAGCAATGTTCGCAGAAAAAGGTTTTGCTGAGACATTAGCGCATTATTCTGAGCTGAATAGTGACTCAGAAGTTGTTAAACTAGCGGAACAAGCTTATCTAGCATTGAAATGA
- a CDS encoding glucosamine-6-phosphate deaminase: MTDTTNLSSEQLSLLGQALLSVQRLENSLYQSIRALCKQNSSSDAQAIEDQTAEQFLKGTIVELKPIIKRLHDVFGESLPLSSTELSEFLYKRNLVSLSFWQVTTTSIKGSEKLANPTLFLQELIAQCDLWLAKVES; the protein is encoded by the coding sequence ATGACAGATACAACGAACCTAAGCAGTGAACAGCTATCTCTACTTGGACAAGCTCTGCTTTCAGTACAAAGATTAGAAAATTCACTCTACCAATCGATTAGAGCACTTTGTAAACAAAACAGCTCTAGCGATGCCCAAGCCATTGAAGACCAGACTGCAGAGCAGTTCCTAAAGGGCACTATTGTAGAGTTAAAACCGATTATAAAACGGCTACATGATGTATTTGGTGAATCTCTTCCGCTTTCATCAACGGAGCTAAGTGAGTTTCTATACAAAAGAAACCTAGTCTCACTGAGTTTTTGGCAGGTAACGACAACAAGTATAAAAGGAAGTGAAAAGCTTGCGAACCCAACTCTATTTTTGCAAGAGCTCATCGCTCAGTGTGATCTGTGGTTGGCAAAGGTAGAGTCATAA
- a CDS encoding LysR family transcriptional regulator — MDVKVFRTFLEVARVRHFGRAAENLYLTQAAVSARIKQLEGYFDTQLFIRDRNNIKLTSSGERLIGYAEVMVSTLQQAKFELSLESGKALQLTLGGTPNIWDAYLQNCLSVVTDSFGGYGFMAEVMGREQLNRNLLERTLDMAFAFDQIKAEELNCKKVADLVLVLVSTQQDDLESVFQHKYVYVDWGTRFGSEHAERHPKVPAPYLRTSTARIALDFILEKGGSAYLPVSMVEPFIESGQLHKVKGVEDWYRPIYLSYRKSSTSVDAIMQVEKLVNEIDPSTAYTLQQAAEQAPE; from the coding sequence ATGGATGTGAAAGTATTTAGAACCTTTCTTGAGGTTGCAAGGGTGCGCCATTTTGGGCGCGCAGCTGAAAACTTGTATTTAACACAAGCGGCGGTGAGTGCGCGGATCAAACAGCTTGAAGGCTATTTTGATACTCAGCTCTTCATTCGTGACCGAAATAACATCAAGCTGACCTCTTCTGGTGAGCGTTTGATTGGTTATGCTGAAGTGATGGTGTCCACCTTACAGCAAGCCAAATTTGAGCTGTCGTTAGAAAGTGGGAAAGCCTTGCAGCTAACACTGGGTGGCACGCCGAATATTTGGGATGCGTATCTACAAAACTGTTTAAGTGTGGTGACTGACTCTTTTGGTGGTTACGGCTTTATGGCCGAGGTGATGGGGCGCGAACAACTGAACCGTAATTTGCTAGAGCGAACGCTAGATATGGCTTTCGCTTTTGATCAGATCAAAGCGGAAGAGCTGAACTGTAAAAAAGTCGCTGATTTGGTGTTGGTGTTGGTATCAACGCAGCAAGATGACCTTGAGTCTGTATTCCAACATAAGTATGTGTATGTCGATTGGGGAACGCGCTTCGGTTCAGAACACGCAGAGCGTCACCCTAAAGTTCCAGCACCATATCTACGTACCTCTACAGCTCGTATCGCGCTCGATTTTATTTTAGAGAAAGGTGGCAGTGCGTATTTACCTGTTTCTATGGTTGAACCTTTTATCGAGTCGGGTCAATTGCACAAGGTAAAAGGGGTTGAAGACTGGTATCGCCCAATTTACCTGAGCTACCGTAAAAGCAGTACTTCGGTTGATGCGATCATGCAGGTTGAGAAGTTGGTTAATGAGATTGACCCATCGACTGCCTACACGTTGCAACAAGCTGCTGAACAAGCACCAGAGTAA
- a CDS encoding MltR family transcriptional regulator — protein sequence MPIHTTHESDLLEELAESANAAECLLCAYDVLEDMLDALLKSIFYKDDYAVKFVVDPLLTTDGPLGEILVRTKLLLGLGVISKEVYDDIEVFVTLKEWVNIQEGQVNFWDQDVVFELNRINAIQKMMPIDYDPELVEGMSDDMKRMFLERHFQKVRSTIVLAVNDIHQQLAKENVLTS from the coding sequence ATGCCCATACATACAACACACGAATCAGATTTACTTGAAGAACTAGCCGAATCAGCTAATGCTGCGGAGTGCCTGTTGTGCGCCTACGATGTCTTAGAAGACATGCTGGACGCTTTGTTGAAAAGTATCTTCTATAAAGATGACTACGCAGTAAAATTTGTTGTTGACCCTCTCCTTACCACTGATGGCCCTTTAGGCGAAATTCTTGTTCGAACAAAACTATTGTTAGGGTTAGGTGTGATCAGTAAAGAGGTGTATGACGATATTGAAGTTTTCGTTACTCTAAAAGAGTGGGTAAATATTCAAGAAGGTCAGGTAAATTTCTGGGACCAAGATGTTGTTTTTGAACTTAATCGTATAAATGCTATTCAAAAAATGATGCCAATCGACTATGACCCGGAGTTGGTCGAAGGCATGTCTGATGATATGAAGCGTATGTTTTTAGAGCGTCACTTTCAAAAAGTGCGCTCTACGATAGTGCTAGCGGTTAATGATATACATCAGCAGTTAGCGAAAGAGAATGTCCTGACCTCTTAA
- a CDS encoding AlkA N-terminal domain-containing protein, giving the protein MSKNTHHNSALTSEQCHLARYARDARFDGMFFTAVKTTGIFCRPICPANPPKEENVEYFSHQAQALKAGYRPCLRCRPDSAPFSPAWKGVETTFLRAMQLIDHGALNSGSILDLATRLGISDRYLRTLFDNYIGVSPKQYSLYSQLMFAKQLLHTSSMSITDVGFASGFNSTRRFNDAFLKELQLSPSQIRRSKPSGNLSNHIQLGFHGPLNWKHLLDFYRRRMIEGVEDVGEDYYKRTVNVNGSKGWFKATLAKENRLDIEFELDDISQLRSLIANIRRMFDLDVDIAKVEAFFTTIDPNLVAKSGIRIPGVWSTWEAGVRAILGQQVSVTAAIGQLNLLVKELSGEHEKASFPTPKQIADADVSFLRMPGSRKETLKRFAQYMVVNETEHPSKWIELKGIGPWTIQYALLRGLSEPNHLIVGDLVVKKFIEHRPAINTQSVSPWGSYATFHCWNQS; this is encoded by the coding sequence ATGTCTAAGAATACTCATCACAACAGCGCGTTAACGAGCGAGCAGTGCCATTTGGCTCGATATGCGCGAGATGCTCGCTTTGATGGAATGTTCTTCACAGCGGTGAAAACCACCGGGATTTTTTGTCGTCCGATTTGCCCTGCAAACCCGCCCAAAGAAGAAAATGTCGAGTATTTTTCTCATCAAGCTCAAGCCTTAAAAGCGGGATATCGCCCTTGTTTACGCTGCCGACCCGACAGTGCTCCTTTCTCTCCTGCTTGGAAAGGGGTTGAAACCACTTTCTTACGTGCGATGCAGTTGATTGATCATGGTGCGCTGAACTCAGGATCTATCCTCGACCTTGCAACGCGTTTAGGTATTTCAGATCGCTATTTACGAACCTTATTCGACAATTACATCGGCGTGTCACCAAAGCAATATAGCCTTTATAGCCAATTGATGTTTGCCAAGCAGTTATTGCACACCAGTAGCATGAGCATTACCGATGTAGGCTTTGCGAGTGGCTTTAATAGCACGCGTCGTTTCAATGATGCCTTTCTAAAAGAACTGCAGCTCTCGCCAAGCCAAATCCGACGTTCTAAGCCAAGTGGAAATTTGAGCAATCATATTCAGCTAGGCTTTCACGGACCATTAAACTGGAAGCATTTGCTGGATTTCTATCGACGAAGAATGATTGAAGGCGTAGAGGACGTTGGCGAAGACTATTATAAGCGCACGGTAAATGTGAACGGGTCAAAGGGTTGGTTCAAGGCGACTTTAGCCAAAGAAAACCGCTTGGATATTGAATTTGAGTTGGACGATATAAGTCAATTAAGAAGCTTGATTGCTAACATTCGACGCATGTTCGACCTTGATGTCGATATTGCCAAGGTCGAGGCCTTTTTTACAACCATTGACCCCAACTTGGTGGCTAAGAGTGGCATCCGCATTCCTGGCGTGTGGAGTACTTGGGAAGCCGGAGTAAGAGCGATTCTCGGGCAGCAAGTCTCGGTAACCGCAGCCATTGGTCAGCTTAACTTGTTGGTCAAAGAGCTTTCTGGTGAGCATGAGAAAGCCAGCTTCCCAACGCCTAAACAAATAGCTGATGCTGATGTGAGCTTTCTAAGAATGCCTGGAAGTCGTAAGGAAACCTTAAAGCGTTTTGCCCAATACATGGTCGTCAATGAAACTGAACACCCTTCCAAATGGATTGAACTAAAAGGCATTGGACCTTGGACAATTCAATACGCGCTACTTCGCGGGTTAAGCGAACCAAACCATCTGATAGTTGGTGACTTGGTGGTGAAGAAATTCATCGAGCATCGCCCCGCCATAAATACACAGAGTGTTTCGCCTTGGGGAAGTTACGCCACATTCCATTGCTGGAATCAGTCTTAA